Within Sinorhizobium sp. RAC02, the genomic segment CTGCTGCGTTCCATGTCCGCCGAAAACTACCGCTCGCTGCGCGCAATCCGCATGGATCTCGGGCGGGTGAACCTGTTCGTCGGCGAGAACGGGGCGGGGAAATCCAACCTCTACCGGTCGCTGCAACTGGTGCAGGCCGCGGTGCGTGGCACATTCGCCCAGGAGATCGCGGCGGAGGGCGGCATGGGCTCGGCGCTCTGGACGGGCAAGCGGCGGCCGAACGAGCCGGTGCGCATTCGCCTGGAAGCTGAACTGCTCGACGAGGATCGTGCGATCACCTTCCGCTATCGGATCGAAGCGGGGTTGCGACCACCGGCAGCCGCCGGCTTCGCCTTCGAGCCGCAGGTCAAGGTCGAGGAATTGTCGATCGAGACCGGTCGCCGGCCGGTGACGATGATGAAGCGGGCGGGACCCGGCATCATGGTGCGCAACGAGGCCGGGCGCATGGCCGAACATCCGGAGCAGGCGCTGGCCTCGGAGACCGCCGTGGCATTGCTTGGCGACGCCGGTCATTATCCGGAGGTCGGGACGTTTCGGCGCGCCGTCTCGCAATGGCGCTTCTTCCACGGTTTTCGCTCTGATCGGGATTCGGCGCTACGCCAACCGTGCCTTGCCGTCACCGCGCCGCTGCTCGACGAGGACGGGGCGAACATGGCGGCGGTCTTCGCGACGCTGAAGTGGACGCGGGGCGACACGGTCGACCTCGACCGGGCGGTGGCGGCTGCCTTTGGCGGCGCGCAGCTTTCCGTGCCTGAGCCGGAGGAGTTCGCGTCCTATGGGCTGGTCTTCCCGCAGTTTCCGCAGCGCGTCTTCCAGCCACGCGAACTTTCCGACGGACAGATCCGCTTCCTGGCGCTGGCGGCGGCACTACTCTCTTATCGCACACCGCCGCTGATCGCGCTCAACGAGCCGGAGGCAAGCCTGCATCCGGACATGCTGCCGGCGCTGGCCGAAATGATCGCGCGTGCCGCGCAGTCGAGCCAGCTGTGGATCGTCACCCATTCCGAGCGGCTGGCGCGGGAGGTGGAGACGCGCTGCGGCGTGCGCGCCAAACGTGTCGTGCGCAATGACGGCGCGACCTGGATCGACGGCATGCGGCTGACCGGCGAAATGGCGGAGGATGACGAATGAGCGGGAGGATCGCGATCTTTGCGGTTTTCTTCCCGGCGTGTCGGGGGCATCTTCGCGCCTGATGGACAACGATTCGATCGACCTTTTCGGGGAAAAACTGTTTCCGCGCACGGTGCCCGTGATGGTGCCGGTGCCCACGCCCGTGCCCTATTCCTACACGGTGCCGGAGGGCATGGCGGTCGAGCCGGGCTCGATCGTGCAGGTGCCGCTCGGGCCACGGCTGGTGCCGGGTGTGGTCTGGGATGGCGATAACGACGGCAAGTTCGATCCGAAGAAGCTGCGGCCCATCGAGAAGGTGTTCGATTGCCCGCCACTCTCGAAGGAGATGCGGGATTTTCTCGATTGGGTGTCCGCCTACACGGTGACGCCGCCCGGTCTCGTCGCCCGCATGGCGTTGCGCGCGCCGGCCGCCTTCGATCCCGAACCGATGATCGAAGGACTGCGCTTTACCGGACACCGGCCGGAGCGGCTGACCAGCGCGCGTGAGCGCGTGCTGGAAATGGTCGAGGACGGCATTCCGTGGACCCGCTCGGGTCTCGCGCATGCCGCAGGCACGTCGACCAGCGTCGTTGACGGCCTTGTGAAGCAGGGCACGTTCGAGACCGTGTTCCTGCCGCCGCCGCCTGTCGTGGCGGCACCAGACCCGGACTATGTCGAGCCGCGGCTCGAAGGGCCGCAGACGGACAGCGCCGCGGAGCTGGTGGAAAGCGTGCAGGCCGGCGGGTTCAACGTCTCGCTGATCGACGGCATTACCGGGTCGGGCAAGACGGAAGTCTATTTCGAGGCGATCGCCGAGACCTTGCGGCAGGGCAGGCAGGTGCTGATCCTGCTGCCGGAAATCGCGTTGACCGCGAGTTTCCTGGAGCGGTTCCAGGATCGTTTCGGTGCCAAGCCGGCCGAATGGCATTCCGACCTCGCCCCGCGCATCCGTGAAAAGGTCTGGCGGCAGGTGACGACGGGAGATGTTCGGGTCGTTGCGGGCGCGCGGTCGGCGCTGTTCCTGCCGTTCGAGAATCTTGGCCTCGTCATCGTCGATGAGGAGCACGATCCGGCCTACAAGCAGGAGGACCGCGTCTTCTACAATGCGCGCGACATGGCGGTGGTCCGGGCGCGCATCGGTGATTTTCCGGCGGTGCTCGTTTCGGCAACGCCGTCCGTCGAAAGCCGTGTTAACAGCGATGTCGGGCGGTACAAGAAACTGCACCTGCCGACGCGTTATGGCGATGCTGCCCTTCCCGACCTGCATCTCGTCGACATGCGCCGCCATCCGCCGGCGCGCGGCGGTTTCCTTTCACCCATCATGCTGCGCGGCATTGCGCGCACCATCGAAAAACAGCAGCAGGTGTTGCTCTTCCTCAATCGGCGCGGTTATGCGCCGCTGACGCTCTGCCGGGTCTGCGGCCATCGCTTCCAGTGCCCGCAATGCTCCAGCTGGCTGGTGGAACACCGGTTCCGCGGGCAGATCCAGTGCCACCATTGCGGCTATGCCGAGCGCACGCCGGAAGCCTGCCCGGAATGCGGAACGTTCGATCATCTGGCCGCCTGTGGGCCGGGTGTGGAGCGTATTGCGGAGGAGGTGGAGAAGCATTTCCCCGAAGCGCGCACCATTGTGCTCTCCTCCGACCTGATGGGCGTGAAGCGGCTGCGGCTGGAGCTGGAGGCGATTGCGCGCGGCGAGGCGGATATCGTCATCGGCACGCAGCTTGTTGCCAAGGGGCACAACTTTCCGCTGATGTCGCTGGTCGGCGTGGTGGATGCGGATCTCGGGCTTGCCAATGGCGATCCGCGGGCGGCGGAGCGCACTTTCCAGCTGCTCTCCCAGGTGACGGGGCGTGCGGGGCGCTCCGGCCTGAAGAGCCACGGCCTCATCCAGACCTACCAGCCACTTCATCCCGTCATGCAGGCGATCGTTTCCGGTGATGCGCAGGCCTTCTATGACCGCGAGATCGGCGAACGGGAGAAGGCGCTGCTGCCGCCGTTCGGTCGGCTTGCCTCGGTCATCGTTTCGGCCGACACTCGTATCGAGGCGGAGGCCCATGCGCGGGGGCTGCGCCAGGCGGCACCCCATGTCGACGGCATCTCGATCCTGGGGCCGGCCGAGGCGCCGCTGGCGCTCGTGCGCGGCCGGCATCGGTTTCGCCTGCTGGTGCATGGCCGCCGCAACAGCGACATGCAGGCATTCCTGCGCACCATGATCGCCAATGGGCCCAAGGAGCGGGCGTCGCTGCAGGTGCAGCTCGACATCGACCCGCAGAGTTTCCTCTGAGTTGCAGGGTTAACAAAGAGTTGTGTGAATTCGGCCGGCTGGCTTCTGCGATTCGCGCGCCTGTGCGATAGAGGGCGGATAAGCACCGACGGAGAAACGCCGAAATGGAATTCTACATCCCCACCGAGACGGGCGAGTTCCTGGCCTTCTCAGCGGCCATCGC encodes:
- a CDS encoding AAA family ATPase, producing MLLRSMSAENYRSLRAIRMDLGRVNLFVGENGAGKSNLYRSLQLVQAAVRGTFAQEIAAEGGMGSALWTGKRRPNEPVRIRLEAELLDEDRAITFRYRIEAGLRPPAAAGFAFEPQVKVEELSIETGRRPVTMMKRAGPGIMVRNEAGRMAEHPEQALASETAVALLGDAGHYPEVGTFRRAVSQWRFFHGFRSDRDSALRQPCLAVTAPLLDEDGANMAAVFATLKWTRGDTVDLDRAVAAAFGGAQLSVPEPEEFASYGLVFPQFPQRVFQPRELSDGQIRFLALAAALLSYRTPPLIALNEPEASLHPDMLPALAEMIARAAQSSQLWIVTHSERLAREVETRCGVRAKRVVRNDGATWIDGMRLTGEMAEDDE
- a CDS encoding primosomal protein N', which codes for MDNDSIDLFGEKLFPRTVPVMVPVPTPVPYSYTVPEGMAVEPGSIVQVPLGPRLVPGVVWDGDNDGKFDPKKLRPIEKVFDCPPLSKEMRDFLDWVSAYTVTPPGLVARMALRAPAAFDPEPMIEGLRFTGHRPERLTSARERVLEMVEDGIPWTRSGLAHAAGTSTSVVDGLVKQGTFETVFLPPPPVVAAPDPDYVEPRLEGPQTDSAAELVESVQAGGFNVSLIDGITGSGKTEVYFEAIAETLRQGRQVLILLPEIALTASFLERFQDRFGAKPAEWHSDLAPRIREKVWRQVTTGDVRVVAGARSALFLPFENLGLVIVDEEHDPAYKQEDRVFYNARDMAVVRARIGDFPAVLVSATPSVESRVNSDVGRYKKLHLPTRYGDAALPDLHLVDMRRHPPARGGFLSPIMLRGIARTIEKQQQVLLFLNRRGYAPLTLCRVCGHRFQCPQCSSWLVEHRFRGQIQCHHCGYAERTPEACPECGTFDHLAACGPGVERIAEEVEKHFPEARTIVLSSDLMGVKRLRLELEAIARGEADIVIGTQLVAKGHNFPLMSLVGVVDADLGLANGDPRAAERTFQLLSQVTGRAGRSGLKSHGLIQTYQPLHPVMQAIVSGDAQAFYDREIGEREKALLPPFGRLASVIVSADTRIEAEAHARGLRQAAPHVDGISILGPAEAPLALVRGRHRFRLLVHGRRNSDMQAFLRTMIANGPKERASLQVQLDIDPQSFL